A genomic window from Gossypium hirsutum isolate 1008001.06 chromosome D10, Gossypium_hirsutum_v2.1, whole genome shotgun sequence includes:
- the LOC107915939 gene encoding protein WUSCHEL, translating into MEPQHQHQQPHPNDDNSSGGSGKGSFLCRQSSTRWTPTTDQIRILKDLYYNNGVRSPSADQIQRISARLRQYGKIEGKNVFYWFQNHKARERQKKRFTSTPDILPMQTPILANATRKPDDSLHNHKYPTITPGYAPSSPPSTGVLTVGQIGHNGYGSMTMEKSFRDCSISACGSSSGGASHNFGWVGMDPAYTTSSYAFFDKKKLFGEEQEGDEEEEEEEGAAVAPHIETLPLFPMHGEDINAFCSNMKPQSADSCYSSWYRSDDGYTASRASLELSLNSYNARSQDSI; encoded by the exons ATGGAACCCCAACACCAACACCAACAACCACATCCGAATGATGATAATAGTAGCGGTGGCAGTGGCAAAGGAAGCTTTCTTTGCAGGCAAAGTAGTACACGGTGGACTCCCACCACTGACCAGATTAGAATATTGAAAGACCTTTACTACAACAATGGAGTTAGGTCCCCCAGTGCTGATCAGATTCAGAGGATCTCTGCTAGGCTTAGACAGTACGGGAAAATCGAAGGCAAGAATGTCTTTTattggtttcagaaccacaaggCTCGTGAGAGGCAGAAGAAAAGGTTCACCTCCACACCTGATATTCTCCCCATGCAAACACCCATTCTTGCAAATGCTACCAGGAAACCTGATGATTCTCTTCATAATCATAAATATCCCACCATAACTCCTG GTTATGCTCCTTCATCTCCTCCTTCAACTGGTGTGCTTACTGTTGGGCAGATAGGACACAATGGCTATGGATCTATGACCATGGAGAAGAGTTTTAGG GATTGCTCGATATCAGCGTGTGGTAGCAGCAGTGGTGGTGCAAGCCACAACTTTGGGTGGGTTGGCATGGATCCTGCATATACAACATCATCTTATGCTTTCTTTGACAAGAAAAAATTATTTGGAGAAGAACAAGAaggtgatgaagaagaagaagaggaagaaggagCGGCTGTTGCACCACATATTGAAACCCTTCCTCTCTTCCCCATGCACGGCGAAGACATCAATGCTTTTTGCAGCAATATGAAGCCTCAATCTGCAGATAGCTGCTACTCTAGTTGGTACAGGTCTGATGATGGCTACACCGCCTCTCGTGCTTCACTTGAGCTCAGCCTCAACTCCTACAATGCCAGATCACAGGATTCTATCTGA